Genomic DNA from Desulfonatronum thiodismutans:
CGGTCGACGGATTTCAATGACTTCCAAGGCAAAGTCCTTTTGAAACTTCTTCTTCAAGGTTGCCCGCAAGTTCTCGATTTCAACGCCCTTTCGCCCAATTACGATACCAGGGCGCGCGGTAAACAGAATCAGCCTGATCTTACTTGCGGCTCTTTCAATTTCAATTTTAGAAATACCAGCATGGTATAAGGTCTTTTTCAAGAAAATACGAATACGGCGATCTTCATGCACGAACGCGGCGTAATCCTTTTTGCTGAACCACCTGGACTGCCAATTCTTGGTATACCCAAGCCGGAACCCAATGGGATGCGTCTTTTGGCCCAATTCTTTATCCTCCTACGCTTCCTCAACAATGACAGTGATATGACTTGTCCGTTTCAGGACCCTATAGGCGCGTCCCATGGCCCGTGGACGAATACGTTTCCATGAAGGACCATCATTAATAATGATGTTTTTGACGTATAAGGTATCCACGTCCACACCCCCGAGCTGTTCCGCATTCGCGATGGCGGAATGCAATACCTTGTCCAACACGGCGGCGGCCTTTTTCGGAGTGAACTTCAAAATTTTTCGTGCTTCCTCGACATTCTTTCCCCGAACATTGGCGGCAACCAGCCGAGCCTTCTGTGAGGAGATGCGCACGAACCGCGCTACGGATTTAGCTTCCATGATCACAAGCCTCCAGAACTACTTTTTGCCTTTTACAGCGCTCTTTTTGCCACCGGCGTGGGCATGAAAGGTCCTGGTGGGTGAAAACTCACCAAGCTTATGACCAACCATGTTTTCCGTAACAAAGACGGGGATGAACTTCTTGCCGTTATGTACGGCAAAAGTAAGTCCCACCATCTCGGGAACAATCGTAGAACGTCGTGACCATGTCTTGATCACTTTCCGATCATTCATTTCATTGGCTTTGGTCACTTTTTTGAGCACATGCCCGTCGACAAAAGGACCTTTTTTTACTGATCGTGGCATATCCGAGACTCCTATTTCTGGCCGCGACGTTTGACAATAAGCTTCGACGACGGCTTCCGGCGATTGCGGGTCTTATAGCCCTTGGTCGGTTTTCCCCAGGGCGTACAGGGATGCCGGCCACCGGAACTCTTGCCTTCACCGCCGCCCAACGGATGGTCGACCGGGTTCATGGCCACGCCCCGAACCTTGGGTCGTCGACCAAGCCAGCGATTTCGTCCGGCTTTTCCGATGGAAACCTGTTCGTGGTCCGTGTTGCCGACCTGCCCCACGGTCGCCCGACAGGTTGCCAGAATTTTACGCACTTCACCTGAAGGAAGGCGAAGCAAGGCATACTTTTCTTCCTTAGCCACGAGTTGCGCGTAGGTCCCTGCGCTGCGGCAAAGCTGGCCTCCCTTGCCCGGAGTCATCTCCACGTTATGGATGATCGTTCCAACGGGAATTCTCGACAAGTACATAGCGTTACCCGGGAAGATATCAGCCTCGTTGCCGGCGACGATGGTATCCCCGATTTTAACCCCGTCAGGGGCTAAAATATAGCGCTTCTCACCATCGGCATAATGCAGCAGGGCAATGCGTGCGCTACGGTTCGGGTCGTACTCAATGAAAGCCACTTTAGCCTGAACATCAAATTTATCTCGCTTGAAATCGATGACCCGAAAACGCCTTTTATGACCGGAACCTCTTCGCCGGGAAGTAATCCGCCCAAGATTGTTTCGTCCGCTTTTTTTGGCGCGTCCTTTTGTTAACGACTTTTCAGGCTTGCCGCGATTGATCTCACCGAACTCCGATACGGATTGAAAACGCGTTCCAGGAGAAGTCGGCTTGAGCTTACGTATAGACATTGGTTAGACCCCTTCAAAGAAATCGATTTTCTCGCCTTCGGCAAGGGTCACATAAGCTTTCCGGAAACCGGTGTCGCGAACGAGCCGACGATTGGCCTTGCGTTGGGTGAGCGTCTTTTTTCGCGCGATGTTGACCTTGCTGACCTTCACGTCAAAGGCATCCTGAACCGCTTTCTTGACTTCAATCTTGTTGGCGGAAGGATGGACCTGAAAGACTACTTGGTTGGCCGCGCTTTTGATCAACGTCGCCTTTTCGGAAACATGCGGCCGTAGCAAAATTTGCGTGTAGTTCATGGTTATTTCAACCTTTTCAGAAGTGACTCGACGGCAGCGGCGGAAACCATCAGCCGCGGGTGACGCAACACCTCATAGACGTTGACGCCGTCAGCGGTCCTTACGGAGACTCCGGGAATGTTCCGGGAGGAAAGCGTAAGCTTGTTATCCACTTCCGAAAGAACAATCAAGGCCTTCGGCATATCAAACAGCTGCACGAACTGATTAAACGTCTTGGTTTTGATTTCTTCAAGACCAATGTTGTCGACCACGGTCAGATTCTTGTCGGCCAGTCGAGCGGAAAGGGCCATTCGCATGGCCAACTTTTGAACCTTTTTATTGACCTTGAAAGAGTAATCTCTGGCCGTGGGGCCATGAGTGACCGCGCCGGAACGCCACAGAGGCGACCGATTCGAGCCAGCGCGCGCCCTGCCTGTTCCTTTTTGTCGCCAGGGC
This window encodes:
- the rplW gene encoding 50S ribosomal protein L23; this encodes MNYTQILLRPHVSEKATLIKSAANQVVFQVHPSANKIEVKKAVQDAFDVKVSKVNIARKKTLTQRKANRRLVRDTGFRKAYVTLAEGEKIDFFEGV
- the rplV gene encoding 50S ribosomal protein L22; the encoded protein is MEAKSVARFVRISSQKARLVAANVRGKNVEEARKILKFTPKKAAAVLDKVLHSAIANAEQLGGVDVDTLYVKNIIINDGPSWKRIRPRAMGRAYRVLKRTSHITVIVEEA
- the rplB gene encoding 50S ribosomal protein L2, giving the protein MSIRKLKPTSPGTRFQSVSEFGEINRGKPEKSLTKGRAKKSGRNNLGRITSRRRGSGHKRRFRVIDFKRDKFDVQAKVAFIEYDPNRSARIALLHYADGEKRYILAPDGVKIGDTIVAGNEADIFPGNAMYLSRIPVGTIIHNVEMTPGKGGQLCRSAGTYAQLVAKEEKYALLRLPSGEVRKILATCRATVGQVGNTDHEQVSIGKAGRNRWLGRRPKVRGVAMNPVDHPLGGGEGKSSGGRHPCTPWGKPTKGYKTRNRRKPSSKLIVKRRGQK
- the rpsC gene encoding 30S ribosomal protein S3; translated protein: MGQKTHPIGFRLGYTKNWQSRWFSKKDYAAFVHEDRRIRIFLKKTLYHAGISKIEIERAASKIRLILFTARPGIVIGRKGVEIENLRATLKKKFQKDFALEVIEIRRPETDAQLVAENVALQLERRVAFRRAMKRTVGLARKFGAEGIKINVAGRLGGAEIARSEWNRDGRVPLHTLRADIDYGQAIAKTTYGVIGVKVWIFKGEILDEVIQ
- the rplD gene encoding 50S ribosomal protein L4 yields the protein MAVVDIFNQQRQVVGELTLDPDVFEVEARPEILHLVVRSHLAARRSGTVGVKTRSTIRGGGKKPWRQKGTGRARAGSNRSPLWRSGAVTHGPTARDYSFKVNKKVQKLAMRMALSARLADKNLTVVDNIGLEEIKTKTFNQFVQLFDMPKALIVLSEVDNKLTLSSRNIPGVSVRTADGVNVYEVLRHPRLMVSAAAVESLLKRLK
- the rpsS gene encoding 30S ribosomal protein S19; the protein is MPRSVKKGPFVDGHVLKKVTKANEMNDRKVIKTWSRRSTIVPEMVGLTFAVHNGKKFIPVFVTENMVGHKLGEFSPTRTFHAHAGGKKSAVKGKK